The following is a genomic window from Nocardioides thalensis.
ACGACTACGCCAGTCCCGGCGAGGAGCTGGGCGAGCTCCACACATGGGCGGACATCGTGACGACCGACCACTGGTGGATCACCGTCAGCTCGACCCAGCCCGGCGACCCCGACCGGGACACGCCGCTCCTCGGCCACGACGACCTGGTCGCACTGGTGACCAGCGACATCTGGTTCGAGTGACGGCCGACTACGGCCGCCGTACGTGAACCGTGGCGTTCTTGATCTGGATCCGCGCGTCGGCCACCAGCTCGATGGTCCGGCCGGGCTCGAGCACGAGCTCCTGGCCCGGGTAGGACACCGGCCACGAGAAGTCGGACGCGTTGTGCAGGCCCCACCGGCCGGGCTCGGTCGGGTGCTGGCGCACCTTGGCGAGCACGGTGGGCCGGTCGACCCCGGAGGTCAGGTGGTCGGTGCGGATCTCGGCCTGCGGGCCGACGACGAGGGTGCGGCGCCCGACCTGCATGAGGTACGACGGCTGCAGCGGCGTCTGGTCGTGCCAGCAGGTGAGCCCGCGCTCCTCCGGCGTCCAGAAGTTGGTGGTGCCGCACGACGGACAGGTCATCAGCCCGTCGCGGAGCCGGTCCATCGCCTTGATCCACTGCCCCTCGGTGACACGGGCGCCCGGACGGTCGAGGCCGTCGACGAACGCCTGCACGAACAGGTCGCGCAGGAACTGCGGGTAGATGCCCCAGTACTTCTGCACGATCTCGGCCGGCCGGTTGTCGGTGCGCTCCGGGTGCATGCAGAACAGCGGATCGGTGCCGAAGTGCGTCATCAGCCAGTGCGCGTCGCGCATCCCGCTGTCGGTGCGCGCGCCCTCGAGCGGGTGGCCGAGGAACAGCGAGTAGAACAGCAGCACGGCCAGCGAGTGCCGGTCGGTGTCGGTGTTGGGGAGCGTGCGGTACGTCGTGTCGCGGACCACCTCGGGCGCCATGAAGTACGGCGTGCCGAGGACCCGCCCGGTGCCGTTGTCGATGCCGACGTTGTCGTTGTCGCAGATCAGCACGTCGCCGTTGGCGGGGTCGAAGAACACATTGCCGAAAGAGATGTCGCGATAGCAGAGCCCGCGCGCGTGCAGCCGCAGGAAGCTGTAGCTCAGCTGCCGGCACAGCTGGATGATCGAGGCGAACGACACGTCGAGCGGGTTGCCGTCGCGGTCGGCGTTGAGCAGCAGGAAGCTCAGCTCGAGGAACCGCGGGTCGCGCAGGTGCATGACGTAGCCGAAGCTCGGCTGCGTCGGGACGCGCGCCATGCTCAACGGCCACAGGAACCGCTGGTGGGGCGATCCGATCTCCACCAGCTGCTGCATCTCCTGGTACTGCTCCGTGGTCGCGCTCTCGGGCTTGTACCACTTCAGGGCGAGCGGCTCGCCCGTCTCGCGGCGCACCTCGAACACGTAGCCCTGCCCGCCCTGTCCGAGGAGCGACGTGACGCGGGCATGGCCGAGGGGCCCGAGATCCACGACTTCACCCTCCGCCAGGACCATGCATGACAATCTATAGCCATGAGTGACCGCCTGGGTGGCGCGCTGGCGCGCAAGCCGTTGCACTTCATCTTCGTGCTCGACGTCTCCGGGTCGATGCTGCGCGGCGGCCGGATCCAGGCCCTCAACAACGCCATCACCGAGGTGCTGCCGCACCTGCGCGACGAGGCGCGCGCCAACCCGCACGCCGAGCTGCTGATCCGGGTCCTCGCGTTCGCCAACGAGCCGCGCTGGGTCATCGAGGAGCCGACCCCCGTCGACC
Proteins encoded in this region:
- a CDS encoding protein kinase domain-containing protein, which produces MDLGPLGHARVTSLLGQGGQGYVFEVRRETGEPLALKWYKPESATTEQYQEMQQLVEIGSPHQRFLWPLSMARVPTQPSFGYVMHLRDPRFLELSFLLLNADRDGNPLDVSFASIIQLCRQLSYSFLRLHARGLCYRDISFGNVFFDPANGDVLICDNDNVGIDNGTGRVLGTPYFMAPEVVRDTTYRTLPNTDTDRHSLAVLLFYSLFLGHPLEGARTDSGMRDAHWLMTHFGTDPLFCMHPERTDNRPAEIVQKYWGIYPQFLRDLFVQAFVDGLDRPGARVTEGQWIKAMDRLRDGLMTCPSCGTTNFWTPEERGLTCWHDQTPLQPSYLMQVGRRTLVVGPQAEIRTDHLTSGVDRPTVLAKVRQHPTEPGRWGLHNASDFSWPVSYPGQELVLEPGRTIELVADARIQIKNATVHVRRP